The Pseudarthrobacter defluvii DNA window TCGACTGGCTGAGGCGGGCAAAGCCCTGACCGATCAGCAGGATGGTCAGGATGGCAGGCAGGCCCCGGAAGAGGTCCGTGTAGATCCGGGCCGGGACGCGCAGCCACTTGGACGGTGAGATGCCCATGACGGCCACCACCATTCCCAGCACCGTGCCAAGGACGGTGGCGGCGATGGAGATGATCAGCGTGTTCAGCAGGCCGACCGCCAGGAGTTGGGGCAGGACCTCGGCCATTGCACCGAAGTCGAAGAAAGTACGGATGATGGTGTTGAACCAGTCCATGGTTGCTCTCAGACGTAGATTGTTTGGAAGGTGCCGGGCGGCCGCGTGCTGCGGCGCGCCCGGCCAGGCGGGCAAAGCCCTGTTGCCAGGTGCTTACTTGCCCGCGCTTTCTTGCTCGATGCTTATTTGCTCGGTGCCGGGGAGGCGGCGGTCTGCTCGGCCTTGGGCAGGTACTGCTCAGGCATCGGGGAACCGGGGAACCACTTCTGGTAGAGCTTCTTCCAGGTCCCGTCCTCCATGGCTGCCGCCAGGCCCTTGTTCAGGGCTTCCTTGAAGGCCGTTTTGCCCTTTGCTACGGCGAACCCGGCCGGTGCGTCGAAGGACGGAATGTCCGCGGCGCTGACCAGGCCGTGCTGCTCCTCATAGGCCTTTGCGGCCTCGTAATCCAGGAAGTGTGCGTCCACTGCACCGCTGTTCACGGCCGCGATGGCGGTGTTGTTGTCCGGGAAGCGGACCAGGCTGGCCGACGTGAAGTTCTTGACCGCATAAGCCTCCTGCAGGGTGCCCTGGACTACGCCCAGGCGCTTTCCCGCCAGACCGTCAACACCCGTGATGCCGGAAGTCTTGGTGGTGATGACCGTCAGGTAGCCGGCCAGGTAGCCGTCCGAGAAGTCCACCGTTTGCTTGCGCTTGTCAGTGATGCCGATAGCGGCAACTCCAGCATCGAACTGTCCGTTGGCCACCGCGGCAAGGAGGCCGGAGAAGTCCTGGCCGGTGAAGACTACGTTGTCCACACCGGCCCGGTGGGCCACGTCCTTGAACAGTTCCACATCGAAGCCGGTGAAGTTCCCGGAGGCGTCAGCGAACGTGTATGGCTTGGAGTCACCCAGGCTGGCCACCCGGACGGTGCCGGGCTGGATCAGGCCGTAGGGGTTGTTCTCCGTGTTGGAGGCTGCTGACGTGGAGTTGCAGCCGGAAAGGGCCAGGACCGCGGCCAGTGCTGCCGCGGCGATACCGGCCGGGCGGAAATTCTTTTTCTTCACAGCGTTGTCCAATCGTTGGTGGGAAGGCGGTGCTGTCAGGGCCGCCGAAGAAAGTCGCCGATGCTCTTGTTGAGTCCGGTCTCACACCCTAGGATTGAGACCGGACTCACATCGATGGATAGAAATGTAGCCGAAGTCACAGAGGGCGTCAACAACCCTTCGAAAGGTGAAGATGAACAGCGAAGGAGCACGACGGCGGGACGTGACGGTTGCCGACGTCGCCAAGGCTGCCCAGGTGTCCAAGGCGCAGGCCGCGCGGGCCCTGGGCAATTACGGTGCAGTCAGCGACGACGTACGCGAACGCGTCCTCGCTGCTGCCGAGGCCCTTTCCTACCGGCCCAATGAGCTGGCCCGCAGCATGAACACGGGCAAGTCCCACACCATCGGCGTCGTGGTGGGCGATATTGAAAACCCGCACTTCGGGCTTGCCACGCGGGGCATCACGGACACGGCAAAGAAGTCCGGCTACAACGTCATCCTGGTCAACACGGACGAGGACCGGGCGGCCGAAGTGGACGCAGTCCGGGTCCTGCTGGACAAGCGCGTGGACGGCCTCATCGTCGCTCCCGCGTCATCGGTGGAAACCGGGCACTTGCAGGAGGTGCACAGGTCCGGCCGCCCCCTGGTGTTCATTGACCGAACGGCAGGAGACATGCCGGTGGAGACCATGGCCGTGGACATGGAAAGGATCTCGCGGGAAGCCACCCAATACCTGATCGAGGCCGGGCACCGGCGGATAGCCTTCATTTCCACCTTGACGACTGACACCCGCTACACGGCCGGGATGAGGCTGGAGTCCTCCCAGATCGCAGACCGTATTGAGGGGATGCGGGCGGCCTTCCTGGAGGCAGATTTGCCCTTCCCGGAGGACCTGGTTCGGCTGAATGCAGGAGATGAAGATTCCATCCGCGGCATCACCCGCGAGGTGCTCCGCGGCCCGGATCGAGCCACGGCGGTGGTGGCTTCCGACGGCCTGATCGCCCTCAGCGTGGTGGAGGCCATCCAGGAACTCGGACTTTC harbors:
- a CDS encoding ABC transporter substrate-binding protein; the protein is MKKKNFRPAGIAAAALAAVLALSGCNSTSAASNTENNPYGLIQPGTVRVASLGDSKPYTFADASGNFTGFDVELFKDVAHRAGVDNVVFTGQDFSGLLAAVANGQFDAGVAAIGITDKRKQTVDFSDGYLAGYLTVITTKTSGITGVDGLAGKRLGVVQGTLQEAYAVKNFTSASLVRFPDNNTAIAAVNSGAVDAHFLDYEAAKAYEEQHGLVSAADIPSFDAPAGFAVAKGKTAFKEALNKGLAAAMEDGTWKKLYQKWFPGSPMPEQYLPKAEQTAASPAPSK
- a CDS encoding LacI family DNA-binding transcriptional regulator translates to MNSEGARRRDVTVADVAKAAQVSKAQAARALGNYGAVSDDVRERVLAAAEALSYRPNELARSMNTGKSHTIGVVVGDIENPHFGLATRGITDTAKKSGYNVILVNTDEDRAAEVDAVRVLLDKRVDGLIVAPASSVETGHLQEVHRSGRPLVFIDRTAGDMPVETMAVDMERISREATQYLIEAGHRRIAFISTLTTDTRYTAGMRLESSQIADRIEGMRAAFLEADLPFPEDLVRLNAGDEDSIRGITREVLRGPDRATAVVASDGLIALSVVEAIQELGLSIPADVSFLMYDDFAWTRLTTPPLTVIAQPVYNMGVAAARALIRQMEGLPPAAPAQFTATLVRRGSVGPRRAEAAEASELEAVKS